In one Nicotiana sylvestris chromosome 8, ASM39365v2, whole genome shotgun sequence genomic region, the following are encoded:
- the LOC138875358 gene encoding uncharacterized protein, whose amino-acid sequence MRDVIQILTRLVAAQAQHQEVGIVHANRSVSARVRDFINLDPPVFTGANPNEDPKVFIDRVQRTLRVVKATMTKSVELASYRLRDVAVNWYESWELSRGEDAHPAVWQEFIKAFLRHYLPPELRRAKVDMFLTLRQGNMSVREYSLQFDSLASSFNKVIKEDSGCKSSYPVNDEARGVTIKYETNATRC is encoded by the exons atgagagatgttattcagatattaacccgattagtagccgcacaggctcagcatcaggaagtaggtattgTTCATGCAAATAGGTCTGtcagtgcgagggttcgtgacttcattaatttagaccctccggtattcaccGGAGCAAATCCAAATGAGGACCCtaaggtatttattgatagagtgcagaggacgtTAAGGGTAGTGAAGGCCACTATGACtaagtcagttgagctagcttcctatagactccgagatgttgcagttaattggtacgagtcttgggaattgtccagaggtgaggatgcccatccagcagtatggcaggagtttataAAAGCCTTTCTTCGTCATTATTTGCCACCAGAACTTAGACGGGCCAAAGTTGATATGTTTTTGACCCTTcgacagggtaacatgagtgttcgggagtacagtcttcagtttgattcattggcaag TTCATTTAACAAAGTTATTAAGGAGGACAGTGGTTGTAAGTCTTCTTATCCAGTGAATGATGAAGCTCGTGGTGTGACCATTAAGTATGAGACTAATGCAACCAGATGCTAA